A window of Patagioenas fasciata isolate bPatFas1 chromosome 5, bPatFas1.hap1, whole genome shotgun sequence contains these coding sequences:
- the ANKRD9 gene encoding ankyrin repeat domain-containing protein 9 codes for MPWSVRWVGGRGAQSQKHCKKSSFAFYQAVRDLLPVWFLEDMRTMEVFHWEDGGKVSVYSPSEALLYALVHDHQPYARHLLTKFPQSALAVPSQSFSCCQSSAPHLAMAVRYNRVRILFRILKAIQAFPPGDRAGHLDRRGCSRVEGGKTALHVACELVRPECLLLLLGHGASPCLQDSAGNTPLDTLLQQIAHTPAANVRAKLLCLDCLFFFVPQDLQFTMKQQLLDNRQRWQDLLGENRLQCLLGLAPPSLFVGAMRVLIRTISPEHFPEALDNLPLPHFLKPLDLKLES; via the coding sequence ATGCCCTGGAGCGTCCGGTGGGTCGGCGGCCGCGGCGCCCAGTCCCAGAAGCACTGCAAGAAATCCTCCTTCGCCTTCTACCAGGCGGTGAGGGACCTGCTGCCCGTCTGGTTCCTGGAGGACATGCGGACCATGGAGGTCTTCCACTGGGAGGATGGGGGCAAGGTGAGCGTGTACTCACCCTCAGAGGCCCTGCTCTACGCGCTGGTGCATGACCACCAGCCCTACGCCCGGCACCTGCTCACTAAGTTCCCCCAGAGCGCTTTGGCTGTGCCCAGCCAAAGCTTCAGCTGCTGCCAGTCCTCAGCCCCACACCTGGCCATGGCCGTCCGCTACAACCGCGTCCGCATCCTCTTCCGAATCCTCAAGGCCATCCAAGCCTTCCCGCCCGGTGACAGAGCTGGCCACCTGGACCGCCGGGGCTGTAGCCGCGTGGAGGGCGGCAAGACGGCCTTGCACGTGGCCTGCGAGCTGGTGCGACCCGAGTGCTTGCTCCTGCTGCTCGGGCACGGCGCATCGCCCTGCTTGCAGGACAGTGCGGGGAACACCCCCTTAGACACCTTGCTGCAGCAGATCGCCCACACGCCGGCAGCAAACGTGCGTGCCAAGCTCCTCTGCCTCGACTGCCTCTTTTTCTTCGTGCCTCAGGACCTCCAGTTCACAATGAAACAGCAACTGTTGGACAACCGGCAGCGGTGGCAGGACCTCCTGGGGGAGAACAGGCTCCAGTGCCTGCTGGGCTTAGCTCCTCCATCGCTGTTTGTCGGAGCCATGCGTGTCTTGATCAGGACCATTTCCCCTGAGCATTTCCCAGAGGCTTTGGACAATTTGCCTCTGCCTCATTTTCTAAAGCCTTTGGACTTGAAACTGGAGAGCTAG